The following coding sequences lie in one Phyllopteryx taeniolatus isolate TA_2022b chromosome 4, UOR_Ptae_1.2, whole genome shotgun sequence genomic window:
- the rbm47 gene encoding RNA-binding protein 47 isoform X10, with protein sequence MTAEDSASSSAMSTNTAPSKPCKSAAASHHAVLGHTNIPEGVAGAPNEPALVALMERSGYGMVQENGQRKYGPPPGWNGPSPPRGCEIFVGKIPRDVYEDELVPVFEAVGRIYEMRLMMDFDGKNRGYAFVMYTEKHEAKRAVRELNNYEVRPGRLLGVCSSVDNCRLFIGGIPKTKKREEILEEVSKVTEGVLDVIVYASAADKMKNRGFAFVEYESHRAAAMARRKLMPGRIQLWGHQIAVDWAEPEIDVDEDVMETVKILYVRNLMMETSEETIKQVFSQWNPGCVERVKKIRDYAFVHFASRDDAVLAMDHLNGTEVEGSCIEVTLAKPVDKEQYSRQKASKGVSAAPEAPQQNYVYQCDPYTLAYYGYPYSTLIGPNRDYFVKVALPTLAGQYPVFGAAPAAKLMEEGKVHAVEHLINPLALQHPEHAAAPAAVLPVSTPPPFQGRPITPVYAVAHNVPRIQAAGGLYGAGYVPVANYAANTAALAALQKNAAVAAATYGGYAGYAMPQAFPATAFQLPIHDVYQY encoded by the exons ATGACAGCCGAAGATTCAGCTTCCTCTTCAGCTATGAGCACCAATACTGCCCCCTCCAAGCCCTGCAAATCCGCCGCTGCCTCCCACCACGCTGTCCTCGGACACACCAACATTCCCGAGGGCGTCGCAGGCGCTCCCAATGAGCCGGCGCTGGTGGCCTTGATGGAGCGCAGCGGCTACGGGATGGTCCAGGAAAACGGCCAACGCAAATACGGGCCGCCTCCCGGTTGGAACGGCCCATCTCCGCCGCGGGGATGTGAGATCTTTGTGGGCAAGATCCCGAGGGATGTTTACGAGGATGAGCTCGTTCCCGTCTTCGAGGCTGTGGGACGCATCTACGAGATGCGCCTGATGATGGACTTTGACGGCAAGAACCGAGGCTACGCGTTTGTGATGTACACCGAGAAACACGAGGCCAAACGGGCCGTGCGGGAGCTCAACAACTACGAGGTGCGGCCCGGGCGACTCCTCGGGGTCTGCTCCTCTGTGGACAACTGCCGTCTTTTTATCGGCGGTATCCCCAAGACCAAAAAGCGTGAGGAGATTCTGGAGGAGGTCTCCAAAGTGACAGAAGGCGTGTTAGATGTGATCGTTTACGCCAGCGCCGCAGACAAGATGAAGAACCGTGGCTTTGCCTTTGTAGAGTACGAGTCGCACCGTGCGGCCGCCATGGCCCGCCGGAAACTGATGCCTGGGCGCATTCAGCTGTGGGGTCACCAAATTGCAGTGGACTGGGCAGAGCCAGAAATTGATGTGGATGAAGATGTCATGGAGACAGTGAAAATTCTCTATGTCAGGAATCTTATGATGGAGACCAGCGAGGAAACCATTAAACAG GTGTTTAGTCAGTGGAACCCGGGCTGTGTAGAGCGAGTGAAGAAAATCCGTGACTATGCCTTCGTTCACTTCGCATCCCGCGACGATGCCGTGCTGGCCATGGACCACCTGAATGGAACAGAGGTGGAGGGCTCCTGCATTGAGGTCACGCTCGCCAAGCCGGTCGATAAAGAGCAGTACTCTCGCCAGAAGGCCTCGAAGGGGGTTTCTGCTGCTCCGGAAGCTCCACAGCAGAACTATGTCTACCAGTGTGACCCTTACACATTGGCCTACTACGGTTATCCCTACAGCACACTCATCGGACCCAACAGGGACTACTTTGTCAAAG TGGCGTTGCCGACTCTGGCCGGCCAGTACCCGGTGTTCGGCGCGGCCCCCGCGGCCAAGCTGATGGAGGAGGGCAAGGTGCACGCAGTGGAGCATCTCATCAACCCTCTGGCCTTGCAACACCCTGAACACGCCGCGGCTCCCGCCGCCGTTCTGCCGGTCTCCACTCCGCCACCTTTTCAG GGTCGTCCGATCACTCCCGTCTACGCCGTGGCGCACAACGTGCCGCGCATCCAAGCGGCCGGCGGCCTGTACGGCGCGGGATACGTCCCCGTCGCAAACTACGCGGCCAACACGGCCGCTCTGGCCGCGCTGCAGAAGAACGCGGCGGTCGCGGCCGCGACGTACGGAGGCTACGCCGGCTACGCCATGCCGCAAGCCTTCCCGGCGACGGCCTTCCAGTTGCCCATCCACGACGTCTACCAGTATTGA
- the rbm47 gene encoding RNA-binding protein 47 isoform X2: MTAEDSASSSAMSTNTAPSKPCKSAAASHHAVLGHTNIPEGVAGAPNEPALVALMERSGYGMVQENGQRKYGPPPGWNGPSPPRGCEIFVGKIPRDVYEDELVPVFEAVGRIYEMRLMMDFDGKNRGYAFVMYTEKHEAKRAVRELNNYEVRPGRLLGVCSSVDNCRLFIGGIPKTKKREEILEEVSKVTEGVLDVIVYASAADKMKNRGFAFVEYESHRAAAMARRKLMPGRIQLWGHQIAVDWAEPEIDVDEDVMETVKILYVRNLMMETSEETIKQVFSQWNPGCVERVKKIRDYAFVHFASRDDAVLAMDHLNGTEVEGSCIEVTLAKPVDKEQYSRQKASKGVSAAPEAPQQNYVYQCDPYTLAYYGYPYSTLIGPNRDYFVKGSSLIQNNGTVRGRGRAATGNRTPGPRGSYLGGYSAGRGIYSRYHEGKTKLPEKSYELMPSLELAASVNPVAIKPGTMALPTLAGQYPVFGAAPAAKLMEEGKVHAVEHLINPLALQHPEHAAAPAAVLPVSTPPPFQGRPITPVYAVAHNVPRIQAAGGLYGAGYVPVANYAANTAALAALQKNAAVAAATYGGYAGYAMPQAFPATAFQLPIHDVYQY, encoded by the exons ATGACAGCCGAAGATTCAGCTTCCTCTTCAGCTATGAGCACCAATACTGCCCCCTCCAAGCCCTGCAAATCCGCCGCTGCCTCCCACCACGCTGTCCTCGGACACACCAACATTCCCGAGGGCGTCGCAGGCGCTCCCAATGAGCCGGCGCTGGTGGCCTTGATGGAGCGCAGCGGCTACGGGATGGTCCAGGAAAACGGCCAACGCAAATACGGGCCGCCTCCCGGTTGGAACGGCCCATCTCCGCCGCGGGGATGTGAGATCTTTGTGGGCAAGATCCCGAGGGATGTTTACGAGGATGAGCTCGTTCCCGTCTTCGAGGCTGTGGGACGCATCTACGAGATGCGCCTGATGATGGACTTTGACGGCAAGAACCGAGGCTACGCGTTTGTGATGTACACCGAGAAACACGAGGCCAAACGGGCCGTGCGGGAGCTCAACAACTACGAGGTGCGGCCCGGGCGACTCCTCGGGGTCTGCTCCTCTGTGGACAACTGCCGTCTTTTTATCGGCGGTATCCCCAAGACCAAAAAGCGTGAGGAGATTCTGGAGGAGGTCTCCAAAGTGACAGAAGGCGTGTTAGATGTGATCGTTTACGCCAGCGCCGCAGACAAGATGAAGAACCGTGGCTTTGCCTTTGTAGAGTACGAGTCGCACCGTGCGGCCGCCATGGCCCGCCGGAAACTGATGCCTGGGCGCATTCAGCTGTGGGGTCACCAAATTGCAGTGGACTGGGCAGAGCCAGAAATTGATGTGGATGAAGATGTCATGGAGACAGTGAAAATTCTCTATGTCAGGAATCTTATGATGGAGACCAGCGAGGAAACCATTAAACAG GTGTTTAGTCAGTGGAACCCGGGCTGTGTAGAGCGAGTGAAGAAAATCCGTGACTATGCCTTCGTTCACTTCGCATCCCGCGACGATGCCGTGCTGGCCATGGACCACCTGAATGGAACAGAGGTGGAGGGCTCCTGCATTGAGGTCACGCTCGCCAAGCCGGTCGATAAAGAGCAGTACTCTCGCCAGAAGGCCTCGAAGGGGGTTTCTGCTGCTCCGGAAGCTCCACAGCAGAACTATGTCTACCAGTGTGACCCTTACACATTGGCCTACTACGGTTATCCCTACAGCACACTCATCGGACCCAACAGGGACTACTTTGTCAAAG GATCCTCATTGATACAGAACAATG GTACCGTGCGAGGTCGTGGTCGCGCCGCCACAGGTAACCGGACCCCCGGTCCTCGGGGCTCGTACCTGGGGGGTTACTCTGCCGGTCGTGGCATCTACAGCCGCTACCACGAGGGTAAGACCAAGCTGCCCGAAAAGTCCTATGAACTGATGCCCAGTCTGGAGCTCGCTGCCTCCGTCAACCCAGTTGCCATCAAACCAGGCACAA TGGCGTTGCCGACTCTGGCCGGCCAGTACCCGGTGTTCGGCGCGGCCCCCGCGGCCAAGCTGATGGAGGAGGGCAAGGTGCACGCAGTGGAGCATCTCATCAACCCTCTGGCCTTGCAACACCCTGAACACGCCGCGGCTCCCGCCGCCGTTCTGCCGGTCTCCACTCCGCCACCTTTTCAG GGTCGTCCGATCACTCCCGTCTACGCCGTGGCGCACAACGTGCCGCGCATCCAAGCGGCCGGCGGCCTGTACGGCGCGGGATACGTCCCCGTCGCAAACTACGCGGCCAACACGGCCGCTCTGGCCGCGCTGCAGAAGAACGCGGCGGTCGCGGCCGCGACGTACGGAGGCTACGCCGGCTACGCCATGCCGCAAGCCTTCCCGGCGACGGCCTTCCAGTTGCCCATCCACGACGTCTACCAGTATTGA
- the rbm47 gene encoding RNA-binding protein 47 isoform X8 — MTAEDSASSSAMSTNTAPSKPCKSAAASHHAVLGHTNIPEGVAGAPNEPALVALMERSGYGMVQENGQRKYGPPPGWNGPSPPRGCEIFVGKIPRDVYEDELVPVFEAVGRIYEMRLMMDFDGKNRGYAFVMYTEKHEAKRAVRELNNYEVRPGRLLGVCSSVDNCRLFIGGIPKTKKREEILEEVSKVTEGVLDVIVYASAADKMKNRGFAFVEYESHRAAAMARRKLMPGRIQLWGHQIAVDWAEPEIDVDEDVMETVKILYVRNLMMETSEETIKQVFSQWNPGCVERVKKIRDYAFVHFASRDDAVLAMDHLNGTEVEGSCIEVTLAKPVDKEQYSRQKASKGVSAAPEAPQQNYVYQCDPYTLAYYGYPYSTLIGPNRDYFVKGTVRGRGRAATGNRTPGPRGSYLGGYSAGRGIYSRYHEVALPTLAGQYPVFGAAPAAKLMEEGKVHAVEHLINPLALQHPEHAAAPAAVLPVSTPPPFQGRPITPVYAVAHNVPRIQAAGGLYGAGYVPVANYAANTAALAALQKNAAVAAATYGGYAGYAMPQAFPATAFQLPIHDVYQY; from the exons ATGACAGCCGAAGATTCAGCTTCCTCTTCAGCTATGAGCACCAATACTGCCCCCTCCAAGCCCTGCAAATCCGCCGCTGCCTCCCACCACGCTGTCCTCGGACACACCAACATTCCCGAGGGCGTCGCAGGCGCTCCCAATGAGCCGGCGCTGGTGGCCTTGATGGAGCGCAGCGGCTACGGGATGGTCCAGGAAAACGGCCAACGCAAATACGGGCCGCCTCCCGGTTGGAACGGCCCATCTCCGCCGCGGGGATGTGAGATCTTTGTGGGCAAGATCCCGAGGGATGTTTACGAGGATGAGCTCGTTCCCGTCTTCGAGGCTGTGGGACGCATCTACGAGATGCGCCTGATGATGGACTTTGACGGCAAGAACCGAGGCTACGCGTTTGTGATGTACACCGAGAAACACGAGGCCAAACGGGCCGTGCGGGAGCTCAACAACTACGAGGTGCGGCCCGGGCGACTCCTCGGGGTCTGCTCCTCTGTGGACAACTGCCGTCTTTTTATCGGCGGTATCCCCAAGACCAAAAAGCGTGAGGAGATTCTGGAGGAGGTCTCCAAAGTGACAGAAGGCGTGTTAGATGTGATCGTTTACGCCAGCGCCGCAGACAAGATGAAGAACCGTGGCTTTGCCTTTGTAGAGTACGAGTCGCACCGTGCGGCCGCCATGGCCCGCCGGAAACTGATGCCTGGGCGCATTCAGCTGTGGGGTCACCAAATTGCAGTGGACTGGGCAGAGCCAGAAATTGATGTGGATGAAGATGTCATGGAGACAGTGAAAATTCTCTATGTCAGGAATCTTATGATGGAGACCAGCGAGGAAACCATTAAACAG GTGTTTAGTCAGTGGAACCCGGGCTGTGTAGAGCGAGTGAAGAAAATCCGTGACTATGCCTTCGTTCACTTCGCATCCCGCGACGATGCCGTGCTGGCCATGGACCACCTGAATGGAACAGAGGTGGAGGGCTCCTGCATTGAGGTCACGCTCGCCAAGCCGGTCGATAAAGAGCAGTACTCTCGCCAGAAGGCCTCGAAGGGGGTTTCTGCTGCTCCGGAAGCTCCACAGCAGAACTATGTCTACCAGTGTGACCCTTACACATTGGCCTACTACGGTTATCCCTACAGCACACTCATCGGACCCAACAGGGACTACTTTGTCAAAG GTACCGTGCGAGGTCGTGGTCGCGCCGCCACAGGTAACCGGACCCCCGGTCCTCGGGGCTCGTACCTGGGGGGTTACTCTGCCGGTCGTGGCATCTACAGCCGCTACCACGAGG TGGCGTTGCCGACTCTGGCCGGCCAGTACCCGGTGTTCGGCGCGGCCCCCGCGGCCAAGCTGATGGAGGAGGGCAAGGTGCACGCAGTGGAGCATCTCATCAACCCTCTGGCCTTGCAACACCCTGAACACGCCGCGGCTCCCGCCGCCGTTCTGCCGGTCTCCACTCCGCCACCTTTTCAG GGTCGTCCGATCACTCCCGTCTACGCCGTGGCGCACAACGTGCCGCGCATCCAAGCGGCCGGCGGCCTGTACGGCGCGGGATACGTCCCCGTCGCAAACTACGCGGCCAACACGGCCGCTCTGGCCGCGCTGCAGAAGAACGCGGCGGTCGCGGCCGCGACGTACGGAGGCTACGCCGGCTACGCCATGCCGCAAGCCTTCCCGGCGACGGCCTTCCAGTTGCCCATCCACGACGTCTACCAGTATTGA
- the rbm47 gene encoding RNA-binding protein 47 isoform X5: MTAEDSASSSAMSTNTAPSKPCKSAAASHHAVLGHTNIPEGVAGAPNEPALVALMERSGYGMVQENGQRKYGPPPGWNGPSPPRGCEIFVGKIPRDVYEDELVPVFEAVGRIYEMRLMMDFDGKNRGYAFVMYTEKHEAKRAVRELNNYEVRPGRLLGVCSSVDNCRLFIGGIPKTKKREEILEEVSKVTEGVLDVIVYASAADKMKNRGFAFVEYESHRAAAMARRKLMPGRIQLWGHQIAVDWAEPEIDVDEDVMETVKILYVRNLMMETSEETIKQVFSQWNPGCVERVKKIRDYAFVHFASRDDAVLAMDHLNGTEVEGSCIEVTLAKPVDKEQYSRQKASKGVSAAPEAPQQNYVYQCDPYTLAYYGYPYSTLIGPNRDYFVKGSSLIQNNAGTVRGRGRAATGNRTPGPRGSYLGGYSAGRGIYSRYHEVALPTLAGQYPVFGAAPAAKLMEEGKVHAVEHLINPLALQHPEHAAAPAAVLPVSTPPPFQGRPITPVYAVAHNVPRIQAAGGLYGAGYVPVANYAANTAALAALQKNAAVAAATYGGYAGYAMPQAFPATAFQLPIHDVYQY, translated from the exons ATGACAGCCGAAGATTCAGCTTCCTCTTCAGCTATGAGCACCAATACTGCCCCCTCCAAGCCCTGCAAATCCGCCGCTGCCTCCCACCACGCTGTCCTCGGACACACCAACATTCCCGAGGGCGTCGCAGGCGCTCCCAATGAGCCGGCGCTGGTGGCCTTGATGGAGCGCAGCGGCTACGGGATGGTCCAGGAAAACGGCCAACGCAAATACGGGCCGCCTCCCGGTTGGAACGGCCCATCTCCGCCGCGGGGATGTGAGATCTTTGTGGGCAAGATCCCGAGGGATGTTTACGAGGATGAGCTCGTTCCCGTCTTCGAGGCTGTGGGACGCATCTACGAGATGCGCCTGATGATGGACTTTGACGGCAAGAACCGAGGCTACGCGTTTGTGATGTACACCGAGAAACACGAGGCCAAACGGGCCGTGCGGGAGCTCAACAACTACGAGGTGCGGCCCGGGCGACTCCTCGGGGTCTGCTCCTCTGTGGACAACTGCCGTCTTTTTATCGGCGGTATCCCCAAGACCAAAAAGCGTGAGGAGATTCTGGAGGAGGTCTCCAAAGTGACAGAAGGCGTGTTAGATGTGATCGTTTACGCCAGCGCCGCAGACAAGATGAAGAACCGTGGCTTTGCCTTTGTAGAGTACGAGTCGCACCGTGCGGCCGCCATGGCCCGCCGGAAACTGATGCCTGGGCGCATTCAGCTGTGGGGTCACCAAATTGCAGTGGACTGGGCAGAGCCAGAAATTGATGTGGATGAAGATGTCATGGAGACAGTGAAAATTCTCTATGTCAGGAATCTTATGATGGAGACCAGCGAGGAAACCATTAAACAG GTGTTTAGTCAGTGGAACCCGGGCTGTGTAGAGCGAGTGAAGAAAATCCGTGACTATGCCTTCGTTCACTTCGCATCCCGCGACGATGCCGTGCTGGCCATGGACCACCTGAATGGAACAGAGGTGGAGGGCTCCTGCATTGAGGTCACGCTCGCCAAGCCGGTCGATAAAGAGCAGTACTCTCGCCAGAAGGCCTCGAAGGGGGTTTCTGCTGCTCCGGAAGCTCCACAGCAGAACTATGTCTACCAGTGTGACCCTTACACATTGGCCTACTACGGTTATCCCTACAGCACACTCATCGGACCCAACAGGGACTACTTTGTCAAAG GATCCTCATTGATACAGAACAATG CAGGTACCGTGCGAGGTCGTGGTCGCGCCGCCACAGGTAACCGGACCCCCGGTCCTCGGGGCTCGTACCTGGGGGGTTACTCTGCCGGTCGTGGCATCTACAGCCGCTACCACGAGG TGGCGTTGCCGACTCTGGCCGGCCAGTACCCGGTGTTCGGCGCGGCCCCCGCGGCCAAGCTGATGGAGGAGGGCAAGGTGCACGCAGTGGAGCATCTCATCAACCCTCTGGCCTTGCAACACCCTGAACACGCCGCGGCTCCCGCCGCCGTTCTGCCGGTCTCCACTCCGCCACCTTTTCAG GGTCGTCCGATCACTCCCGTCTACGCCGTGGCGCACAACGTGCCGCGCATCCAAGCGGCCGGCGGCCTGTACGGCGCGGGATACGTCCCCGTCGCAAACTACGCGGCCAACACGGCCGCTCTGGCCGCGCTGCAGAAGAACGCGGCGGTCGCGGCCGCGACGTACGGAGGCTACGCCGGCTACGCCATGCCGCAAGCCTTCCCGGCGACGGCCTTCCAGTTGCCCATCCACGACGTCTACCAGTATTGA